A window of Pectinophora gossypiella chromosome 12, ilPecGoss1.1, whole genome shotgun sequence contains these coding sequences:
- the LOC126371624 gene encoding uncharacterized protein LOC126371624 — MGSERRVEEVFDDTSPPNRLDDPRMDSHLVSFLIKNVKKIFKDNYDEPVLDIDNTVQENSLSSEEDTDLHTSTLLFRPTVSFSFRPEQQTGVSSNVTITSTITDIDEIISIINASNILVTIPPILINTTIGVTTDVFMEPIDVAKTANVTLKPVSYLLSRKSYKTKKTEVEEQVSEIGNETTTTYLPPMRTSLHLLLLATLDTKEETLDQVRNYNISENVMFTTEFGADLKDLKRSCIMCDNVAIDGCSSPKNSLIPSMVCEYDDSLCYSLHTPFGIVDRGCFSMQHNMTTYVCACNLCNYESITDMPIIFSNKRDWIENVFDLTYSRRLKKSVFKGMTCLKCETNSTAGGDPIDNSNCLEGRIANIPTQICADNEVCAVRAIKAQGYVWRGCVNNPLYNYYMTFCDSDLCNYDEVASVYDPI, encoded by the exons ATGGGGTCAGA AAGACGAGTTGAGGAAGTATTTGATGATACATCGCCACCAAATCGCCTGGATGACCCGCGTATGGATTCTCATCTTGTATCTTTTCTAATAAAAAACgttaaaaagatttttaaagaTAATTATGATGAACCCGTTCTAGATATCGATAATACAGTCCAAGAAAATAGTCTAAGCTCAGAAGAGGATACTGATTTGCACACGTCAACTTTATTATTTCGTCCCACTGTTAGCTTCAGTTTTAGGCCTGAACAACAAACCGGAGTTTCATCTAATGTAACTATAACGTCAACAATAACAGATATAGACgaaataatttctattataaATGCTTCTAATATCTTAGTAACCATTCCACCGATTTTAATAAACACCACTATTGGTGTAACAACTGATGTGTTTATGGAGCCAATTGATGTTGCGAAGACAGCAAATGTAACTCTCAAACCAGTATCTTATTTATTGAGTAGAAAGTcttataaaacaaagaaaaccgAAGTTGAAGAACAAGTTAGTGAAATTGGTAatgaaacaacaacaacatacctTCCTCCAATGCGTACATCATTGCATTTGTTGCTTTTGGCCACACTAGATACCAAGGAAGAAACATTAGATCAGGTCAGAAATTATAACATTTCTGAAAATGTAATGTTTACTACTGAATTCGGGGCTGACTTGAAAGATTTGAAGCGCTCGTGTATTATGTGCGATAATGTAGCTATAGATGGATGCAGCAGTCCCAAAAATTCATT gatTCCCTCAATGGTATGTGAATATGACGATTCTCTTTGTTACTCCTTGCACACGCCTTTTGGTATAGTAGACCGTGGATGCTTCAGCATGCAACATAACATGACCACATACGTTTGTGCCTGTAACCTTTGTAACTATGAATCCATTACTGATATGCCCATTATATTTTCCAATAAACGTGATTGGATAGAAAATGTATTCGATCTCACATACTCAAGACGATTGAAGAAGTCCGTATTCAAAGGCATGACTTGTTTGAAATGTGAAACTAATAGCACAGCTGGAGGGGATCCGATTGATAATTCTAATTGCTTGGAAGGCCGcat CGCCAATATACCAACTCAGATTTGCGCTGATAATGAAGTTTGTGCAGTCAGAGCGATCAAAGCCCAAGGTTATGTGTGGCGAGGCTGTGTCAACAATCCTTTGTACAACTACTATATGACTTTTTGTGATTCAGATTTGTGTAATTATGATGAGGTTGCATCTGTTTATGATCCTATTTAA